In Oncorhynchus keta strain PuntledgeMale-10-30-2019 unplaced genomic scaffold, Oket_V2 Un_contig_4357_pilon_pilon, whole genome shotgun sequence, a single window of DNA contains:
- the eci1 gene encoding LOW QUALITY PROTEIN: enoyl-CoA delta isomerase 1, mitochondrial (The sequence of the model RefSeq protein was modified relative to this genomic sequence to represent the inferred CDS: substituted 1 base at 1 genomic stop codon), which produces MANVLRNSAKFGFSGVLSQLSNHSRHGRECVSPCFSLQQRNSSTSPKIKVDLDNSTGVAVLRMQSPPVNSLSLDFLTEFCINLEKLEMDKSCRGLIITSTLSKVFSAGLDIMEMYGKSPERCGEFWKAVQEMWLKLYGSNMATIAAINGSSPAGGCLMSIGCDYNHLSLSIGLXSSRLSHVYRMWFKDTLVNTVGNRAAELSLELGLLYSAPDALKIGLVDQLVPEDQVLSTAQDTMSKWLAVPDHARQITKSMMRKQTIDKLLSNREADITNFVSFITKDSIQRSLRMYLEMLKSRKA; this is translated from the exons GTGTGTTGTCCCAGTTGTCCAACCACAGTAGAcatgggagagagtgtgtgtcgcCGTGCTTCTCTCTGCAGCAGAGAAACAGCTCTACCTCACCTAAGATCAAGGTGGACCTAGACAACAGTACAG gTGTAGCTGTGTTGAGGATGCAGAGCCCCCCTGTTAACAGTCTGAGTCTGGACTTCCTCACTGAGTTCTGTATCAATCTGGAGAAACTCGAGATGGATAAGAGTTGTAGAGGTCTGATCATCACCTcg ACCCTCTCCAAGGTGTTCTCTGCGGGGCTAGACATCATGGAGATGTATGGGAAAAGTCCGGAGCGCTGTGGAGAGTTCTGGAAGGCTGTTCAGGAGATGTGGCTCAAACTCTACGGATCCAACATGGCCACCATAGCTGCCATCAAC ggctctagTCCAGCAGGTGGCTGTCTCATGTCTATAGGATGTGACTAtaaccacctctctctgtctatagggctctagTCCAGCAGGCTGTCTCATGTCTATAGGATGT GGTTTAAAGACACGCTGGTGAACACAGTTGGTAACCGGGCAGCAGAGCTGTCGTTGGAGCTGGGTCTGTTGTACAGCGCTCCTGATGCCCTGAAGATCGGCCTGGTGGACCAGTTAGTTCCTGAGGACCAGGTCCTCTCCACTGCACAGGACACCATGTCCAAGTGGCTCGCTGTACCAG accATGCCAGACAGATCACCAAGTCCATGATGAGGAAACAGACCATTGACAAGCTGCTGTCCAACAGGGAAGCTGACATCACCAACTTTGTGAGCTTCATCACTAAAGACTCCATCCAGAGGTCCCTCCGCATGTACCTGGAGATGCTCAAGAGTAGAAAGGCCTAG